The window ctcttcaATCCTGATCCTTTTTCCTGCAACTCTCCGCTCTCTGTGTCCCTGTCTTCTCaatgtccctgctcctgtcctctctgaGCTTATGTCCTCTGAGTGTGCCTGCACGTGCCCTCTCACAGTGTGCCTGctcgtgtcctctctgtgtcactgctcctgtcctcttcaATCCTGATCCTTTTTCCTGCAACTCTCCGCTCTCTGTGTCCCTGTCCTCTCaatgtccctgctcctgtctcctctgtgctcctgttCTCTCAGTGTCCCTGCAGCTGTCCTCTCagtgtccctgctcctgtcctctcttggtgtccctgctcctgtcttttCTTAAcatccctgctcctgtcctctcttaGTGTGCCTGCTCCTGTCCTTTCTTAacgtccctgctcctctcctgtctgtgtccatcCTATCCTAtcactgtgtctctgtcctctctccctcctgtcttctctctgtggATCTTTTTTGTCCCTGCACAGTCTCTCTGGCACAAAGCCTTATAGTGTCATGTTTCTTCTGTCTGTAACAAGATCCTGTCCCCTATACTCTGTCCTCACACTGGTCCATTGTGTGCAAGCACACTGTTCCCACACATGTCCCTTCCTGTCCAGAGAAATATGTCCTCTGTCCTTGTCACATCCcatattttgacatttgacacttgattcattcacacatcccaGTTCTGTAACATTATATTATGACTGTATCAgatgtgggtagtactcagttacatttacttagttacatttacttgtgtaacttttttaagaaattgtacttttcagagtgctTCAAGCTGCATACATTTACTCCTACTGgagaaacatttttattgaagtaacagtactcttatttgaCTAAACGTGGTTACTCTCCCCACTGTGAgcctacaagtgacaaaagctttatgttgataatatgaaatgatctgaacatttgtgtttccatctttgaaaatgccagattttgtgcacgatttaatgttttgtttttcaaattacaataacttcaaattataaatcagatgttgcgtcatctactcagttacttttacaATTACTCTCACTAGAGTACTTTTTGACTTGAggaatttcttggaccacttctttgtacttctacttaagtcaTATTATTTTAGCTATCCACCTCTGGACTGTATACACATATGGCCGTATACTggtattattatattgtattattattatgatagcTGGGAGCCGTTCAGAGGGGACTAAGCTGAGTGCTGTGTTCCAGTGAGAGTCACTATTCAAGAGGCTGGGCTGAAAGACTTTtagtgttttatatatttatttgctttACCTCATTGGACCACGGAGTAGGCTACACCAAAGaggcattcacacacacacacacacacacacacacttacacacacatgcagtagAGCAGAGCTGGTTTTGAACCTCCAACCCTTGGTTTGTACAGTGTATGAACTGTTTCCCAGCTTCATACACGTGTGAAGGGAAAAAAAGTCACTACTGAACATGGGGTGTCATCAGCTGTCATAGCAGCACACAcacggagtttgcatgttcatCGTGTCAAATCCTTGagctagtgatgggactttcagctcttttacgaaatctgaatcatttggatccattcatgtcaaagagccgttcaaaagactggctcttatACACTgtgtggccaaaaaaaaagttgtttaagtTGTTCTTGGTGGGCTTGTTGCTTAATGGCTTGGGTGGATGGTTTGGTTGTTTCCTTTTCAtacataaataacagctacacttggatcagttttgtctcattttattttggtttaaagGATATAAAtgctcttttctgtctctgccCTGGTATCGGTTGGTATTGGGTACCAGATCCCGGTATTGGGACTGAAAAAGCTGTGCACAGAGTTAAGAGATAGATCATTATTAGACAGTCAAAATaatgttggttttttttacctttcagTTGAAGAGATGTTTCTCATCTTCTTGTTCTAACAAAGtcctctctccacagctctgaagAGGTCCTTTGACATTGAAGACGAGGAGGACATCCCcactttctcctccccctctctggtCTGCTCCCCGCTACCGACTGCCTCCCCTCACTACTACCTCAACCACACCAAACCTAAGCTCCAGTCGCCCACACGGCCTTACCCCTCGCCCCTGGGCCCCCCACAAGACCACCACAGCCCCACATCCCGGCCCCGCGCTGTAGTCGCCAGTCTGTCCTTCAACAAGGGGACCCCTAGCAAGCCTCTCCACAGCAATGGGACATGTGTGACACGGGCCGCCTCCTTCCAGAGCCGCCTCAGTCCCAATGGGTACTCAGCTATGTTTGGGGCAGGCAGCGACAATGACAGCCTGCATAGCTCAACGTCCAGCCTGGAGTACTCCGGAGGGGGGTCCAAGCTCCTGTCCTACCCCTCCCCCCGCACACCAGAGGAGTACCCCCTACACATCGCCCATCAGCAACCTCCCGACCACAGGAAGTCCAAACCCATTCCAGACCTGCACAGCCCCAATGGAGACGCAGGGGGTGCTGTGGGGAGGAGTGGGGCATCGGAACGTCTCTCTCCCGGTTTTAAGTTTGCCAATTCTAACGCTAACTGGAATGGCCGTTTTCGCAACAACAGCAGCTTTGGAGAAGACATCCATTCCTTCAACAACCACAGCCCAAAGTCAGCCACCCCGGCAAGTCAAAGGAAGCTAAACAAGTTCCCCCTGGATTTGGACAGTATAGTGACCGGTCCCTCTGTCCCTTCAGAGGCAATGTCCCCTCGAGCAAGTGTCCCTCCACGTTCCCCCGGTTCTGGGATGGTCAGCTCTTCAGCCTCCCTGAGCAGCCTGGATAGCTCGGACACCCCTCCACTCTATGCACGCGtcacccctcccctcctcacACCCGTCACCCCACCCCTCTACTCACCCGTCACCCCACCCCTCTACTCACCCGTCACCCCACTCCTCTACTCACCCGTCACCCCACCCCTCTACTCACCTGTCACCCCACCCGGCTCCCAGCGAGTCCCCCGAGTCAGCCCCTGCCCGGTCCCTCTGTCGCCCGCCCAGACCCCCCGTCTGCAGCTCCTGTCTGGTCCGCAGGTGGGACAGGTAGACAGTGTCTCCATCCCCAGAGGTTCCGTGTCCTCAGAGGGGAACACGGAAGATGAAACCGGGGACAGCGTGGGCTCCATCCTCCAGAGGATCGCCTCCTTCTCTCAGTCTACGCACCACACCAGCACCAACGGCACCTGTGCGTTGCCCAGACGAATGATCCAACCACCCGAAGGACAGCACAAAGGTAGGACAAGTCTATGTGTTAAAGTACATATGatgggttttcatgtttttctaattctgacttggtttggtgggatagtacctgtggtaaatattttatctcagttttgcatcagttaagtggctgtttggggggggggggagttgAAGaagagtacaaaaatacaggaagtggtaaGTAAAACAGAATTCCAACAACACGGGAAATTACACTGAAAATGCAGAAGCAgtttatgcaattttttttgttttttacaattatgGAATTGCCTCTACACATGTCACATCTGTCCTtgtttccaaccaggaagtaaaatgattaaCTTAAtctaaacaataattaaaaaaaagaatagaaaaaAGCTAggcaaaatttgtattaaaaactTGAATATGATGATGCTTTTGTGAAGTGAGTGGTGCAAcatgtcacatgcactttaagatCTGCACTTTAGACTGTGtgaaatatgacacaaaattcctGAACATGCTGAAAATCATAGTGTTGGTCAGTCTTATAAAGTGATTAAAAATAGAAGAGGAGTGACAGACATCTACTGTGTCTTAGCTGAAATGTTGTGCACAGACAGAGCCAATTCTCTTTAATCTGTGTCAGGTGCGTAACTATCAAAACATCTCAGCCACCTCCAGAGTACATAGCAACAGCCTCACACAGACATTTCTCTGTTTTCTTCACTTCTCTGCACAAGTAAACAAAGTTAGCAAATGGTGCTAGCCTAAAGTAACTATACAACAATAACAGTGCTAGAGATGGTGACTTTTACACTCCCCTTTCATTTAGTGTGatacacaaacagagctggtTTGGGGGCCCTCGCAGCTTCAGTGCCTCTCGGGCTAAACTAAAACGCACAGCTGTCACCATCTGCACAGACTGCACTAAATATCTCTGTTATACCCACGTCACACATACAGGGAAGAACAAAGAACaccaacagacacaaaaataggTTAGAATACTTTACTTGTTTCCTGTTTtctagtgcattttaatgtgttgtaAAGTGAGTTAACATTCATAGATTCTATATTATAAATTCAGTGGTAGTGCCCCACTAGTCCCCCACACATGCTCTGATCTGGTCTACAAATGAATACTTCAACATAACACTTTTATACTCACATTTATCATAACGTAAATAAAACCTATACGCTGCCATGAAAACTTTCACTTTAGTTTCACTTCATGATCATATTATttgcaatttttcaataaatgcaGGAAAAATAGAGAAGATCTTAAGATGTGTATAATATGCATTCAAATGTATGAATAAATTAGAACAACTAATTAACTATGCATGAAAACGCAAAGATTGCCTTCGCTATTGCTGAATTTCAGGCGTGAGGCAAAGTCAAGACATCAGACAGTGAGTAAATGTACATCATGCTGTGTTTGTGCTGTCACTGAGATGTGCTCATgagcaagagaggagggaggagttgAGACACAGtcttgtacaaacatgtttaaccaatcagaaagtgaTATTTATGCTGAGGAGCAGACTAGCGCCCCATTTTGTTGTTACTACAGGTAGATTAACAGGCAGACGTGAATGATACAACTATCAGGACTCTATCAGGACTCTGAGGACAGGGCCCTTCACAGCTACAGGGCCCTACGCAGCATAGTCTGGGTATAGGAAGATGTGCAGACAAAAATCTTTTAAAGGGAGTAGCCTGCTCTcttactgttttatttattttattaaaggttaaaggttctacaatcacaactgatcCTGTGCTGCCAGTGACTTAACCTGCATAcacaggacacatacaagttgtTCTCATTTCCAGTACAGtacatggacaggcctcatgtgaaagatcagaacctccagatttcactcactgagctgcagaggctgcactagcgctGATTCATgcttggctgcaggtgctggggtttaggtgttTGCTatttgctattttctgatttgataATCGTCTTGACAACTAAAATACCACATTGTATAAACTACTAATGTCCAACTTGTCCagcatgtccagtgttttttgaaattaataataaatcagcATAACAATTTTTATcaataaaagctatatttgatttggacTTGGCTACTTAGATACATAGTTAGGTCaagtttgtgatcagaaacgtAATTGCTATTCAATAAAGACGAGTCCTCCCAGAGAGCtaaatgtctctgtgtgtccgatgccctccctctgtctccatggggtcttattctgtgtaaaagctgctaaccttgTAATTTAGACCTCCACACATATGTTCTGAAATACCCCTGtttatcagatgcccttcctgtgtgtccatggagtcttattctgtggaaaagttacaaacatgttttgaaatgcatgggattcttggattagttcatattttagtcttccTTCAATTGTTAATACTCCTGgaccagtttaaaatgtgacctgTGAGCtgaatctggaaaaaaaaaaaaaaaaaatatcaactGCAAATCCAGTGGTCTTCACAATACCAAATAGTTCAGCAACAGTGGATACAGCAGTCACCTTTACAAATGGGCTAGCTTATGTTTGCTTTGAC of the Periophthalmus magnuspinnatus isolate fPerMag1 chromosome 8, fPerMag1.2.pri, whole genome shotgun sequence genome contains:
- the LOC129456473 gene encoding DNA-directed RNA polymerase II subunit RPB1-like, whose product is MTGQSIPSLFKMCWKYIGPLLYMVFLVCSFLITEPLTSRDGALFPNWAYGLGWAIALSGIVPVPLWAIIKICLSKGPILKRLRVLWTPAEEEELRTRAEAEVLNETSTSLKHQEVHTGTKDFQHGLEQMPVNPAVHGQRNYLVCQYKVMNVGLKWDMPREVCRRKLEQMPEPCVVRGLEPRPAPWPWAAGGEGEGGCEGAAGGWVSAPPRLQSAGQSAHTSFTEAPAAQWSHHHSPAPPLHSAHIHIASPRSELSDPGLNMSELSVNDHLEGILSDFEALKRSFDIEDEEDIPTFSSPSLVCSPLPTASPHYYLNHTKPKLQSPTRPYPSPLGPPQDHHSPTSRPRAVVASLSFNKGTPSKPLHSNGTCVTRAASFQSRLSPNGYSAMFGAGSDNDSLHSSTSSLEYSGGGSKLLSYPSPRTPEEYPLHIAHQQPPDHRKSKPIPDLHSPNGDAGGAVGRSGASERLSPGFKFANSNANWNGRFRNNSSFGEDIHSFNNHSPKSATPASQRKLNKFPLDLDSIVTGPSVPSEAMSPRASVPPRSPGSGMVSSSASLSSLDSSDTPPLYARVTPPLLTPVTPPLYSPVTPPLYSPVTPLLYSPVTPPLYSPVTPPGSQRVPRVSPCPVPLSPAQTPRLQLLGEHGR